From a single Pyxidicoccus xibeiensis genomic region:
- a CDS encoding adenylate/guanylate cyclase domain-containing protein has translation MSQAPAPFAPKPGQIRGPRLTGRFADGSLGEFPLGPLTSLGRHPSNTLRLVDREVSKEHAIIERVGKDFVLKDLGSSNGTFVNGRRVKELKLRDGDEVALGSSRLIFHSGEPAVNHTAPTAPGVTVVAQSVSMPAFLAQMDQVPQNFRPVEMVTDVEALKRDYEKLRIAHEFHREVSLQGNQTGLFEQILKVAFKLLAADHGVILKVADDGQFIPAAVHHRTGKPVNVMLSDTVLKRVVETRKAVLTADAIIDERFSAAESIVAQGIRSAMAVPLMVNEKIQAVLFLDSRQQINAFSEKDLAILSGIAAQAGIALENSVLAEQIRNEAVTRAELSRFLSKAVADAVIAGEAEDLAQSRLAEVSCLFADIRGFTTISENESPQEVVSMLNAFFTAMADVVFRYEGNLDKFIGDCVMAVWGPPLSHPDDAARALRAALEMQDAVGALNRARVAAGKQPIEVGIGVNTGQAVVGYMGSAERHEFTAIGDTVNTASRLCGMAKSGEVLASESTVRKAGNGFDVEGLPAMQVKGKEKAVPTYRVHGLEYTTAASPRRA, from the coding sequence GTGAGCCAGGCCCCCGCCCCATTCGCCCCGAAGCCCGGGCAGATCCGCGGCCCCCGTCTGACCGGGCGCTTCGCGGACGGCAGCCTTGGGGAGTTCCCCCTGGGACCTTTGACGTCCCTGGGCCGGCATCCGTCCAACACGCTCCGGCTGGTGGACCGCGAGGTCTCCAAGGAACACGCCATCATCGAGCGGGTGGGCAAGGACTTCGTCCTCAAGGACCTGGGCTCGTCCAACGGCACGTTCGTCAATGGCCGGCGGGTGAAGGAATTGAAGCTGCGGGACGGGGACGAGGTGGCCCTGGGCTCGTCGCGGCTCATCTTCCACAGCGGCGAGCCGGCGGTGAACCACACCGCGCCCACCGCGCCCGGGGTGACGGTGGTGGCGCAGTCGGTGTCCATGCCGGCCTTCCTGGCGCAGATGGACCAGGTGCCGCAGAACTTCCGTCCGGTGGAGATGGTGACGGACGTGGAGGCGCTCAAGCGCGACTACGAGAAGCTGCGCATCGCCCACGAGTTCCACCGCGAGGTGAGCCTCCAGGGCAACCAGACGGGCCTGTTCGAGCAGATCCTCAAGGTGGCCTTCAAGCTGCTGGCCGCCGACCACGGCGTCATCCTGAAGGTCGCGGACGACGGCCAGTTCATCCCGGCGGCGGTGCACCACCGCACGGGCAAGCCCGTCAACGTCATGCTGTCCGACACCGTGCTCAAGCGCGTGGTGGAGACGCGCAAGGCGGTGCTGACGGCGGACGCCATCATCGACGAGCGCTTCTCCGCGGCGGAGAGCATCGTCGCGCAGGGCATCCGCTCCGCCATGGCGGTGCCGCTGATGGTGAACGAGAAGATTCAAGCGGTCCTCTTCCTGGACAGCCGGCAGCAGATCAACGCCTTCTCGGAGAAGGACCTCGCCATCCTCTCCGGCATCGCCGCGCAGGCGGGCATCGCCCTGGAGAACTCGGTGCTGGCCGAGCAGATCCGCAACGAGGCGGTGACGCGCGCGGAGCTGAGCCGCTTCCTGTCCAAGGCTGTGGCGGACGCGGTGATTGCCGGCGAGGCCGAGGACCTGGCGCAGAGCCGGCTGGCGGAGGTGTCCTGCCTGTTCGCGGACATCCGCGGCTTCACGACGATTTCGGAGAACGAGTCGCCGCAGGAAGTCGTGTCCATGCTCAACGCCTTCTTCACCGCGATGGCGGACGTGGTCTTCCGCTACGAGGGCAACCTGGACAAGTTCATCGGCGACTGTGTCATGGCCGTCTGGGGCCCGCCGCTGTCGCACCCGGACGACGCGGCGCGGGCGCTGCGCGCGGCGCTGGAGATGCAGGACGCGGTGGGCGCGCTCAACCGGGCGCGCGTGGCCGCGGGCAAGCAGCCGATCGAGGTCGGCATCGGCGTCAACACCGGCCAGGCCGTCGTGGGCTACATGGGCAGCGCCGAGCGGCACGAGTTCACCGCCATTGGCGACACCGTCAACACCGCGTCGCGCCTGTGCGGCATGGCGAAGAGCGGCGAGGTGCTGGCCTCGGAGTCGACGGTGCGCAAGGCAGGCAACGGCTTCGACGTGGAAGGACTCCCGGCCATGCAGGTGAAGGGCAAGGAGAAGGCCGTCCCGACGTACCGGGTCCACGGGCTGGAATACACCACCGCCGCTTCCCCGCGCCGCGCATGA
- a CDS encoding VOC family protein, translating into MATRGAFVAYDLRTLDVDSAQAFYTGLLGWTVHGPADSRELRAGEQRVGALVALPERARSMGAPAHWLGQVGVEDVEASAARLVALGGQQLGPVQQPAPGQLVAILKDPQGAVLALSSGRAGARLGAVAWHELNTTDREQAWSCYSELFGWRSTGTMELGPTIGAYQRFTWDGAGQDVGGLVNTARLPGVHTHWLFYLTVEDIEAAVVRVRSLGGRALNGPMQVPGGDRVAQCEDPQGAAFALREAAQSA; encoded by the coding sequence ATGGCGACTCGCGGCGCGTTCGTTGCGTATGACCTGAGGACCCTGGACGTGGACTCGGCCCAGGCGTTCTACACGGGCCTGTTGGGCTGGACGGTCCACGGTCCGGCGGACTCGCGGGAGCTTCGCGCGGGCGAGCAGCGCGTGGGGGCACTCGTGGCGCTGCCCGAGCGGGCGCGTTCCATGGGGGCTCCGGCCCACTGGCTGGGCCAGGTCGGTGTCGAGGATGTCGAGGCGTCCGCGGCCCGCCTCGTGGCGCTCGGGGGCCAGCAGCTCGGCCCGGTGCAGCAGCCCGCGCCCGGGCAGCTCGTCGCCATCCTCAAGGACCCGCAGGGCGCGGTCCTCGCGCTGAGCAGCGGACGGGCTGGTGCGAGGCTCGGAGCCGTGGCGTGGCACGAGCTGAACACGACCGACCGTGAGCAGGCGTGGTCCTGCTACTCGGAGCTGTTCGGCTGGCGCTCGACGGGGACGATGGAGCTGGGGCCCACGATTGGGGCGTACCAGCGCTTCACCTGGGACGGGGCCGGGCAGGACGTGGGCGGCCTGGTCAACACGGCACGGCTCCCGGGCGTCCATACCCACTGGCTCTTCTACCTGACGGTGGAGGACATCGAGGCCGCGGTCGTCCGGGTGCGCTCCCTCGGAGGCCGGGCGCTGAACGGACCGATGCAGGTCCCCGGTGGTGATCGCGTTGCGCAGTGCGAGGACCCGCAGGGCGCGGCGTTTGCCCTGCGTGAGGCGGCCCAAAGCGCGTGA
- a CDS encoding MBL fold metallo-hydrolase, whose translation MEVRFYGVRGSIAVSGSRIGGNTACVEVTSQGHRLILDAGTGIRTLGEVMMREGAPQKATMFFSHLHWDHVQGFPFFTPAYLPTSELTMYGPGANGAQALQTELAAQMQPPHFPVPLTTMRSRMDFRSALHAQPVEVGPFKVTPIDVPHPQGCLAYRVEADGHSFIYATDVEVRMQDLAPEVARLFEGTDVLCLDAQYTPDEYEGRKGMSKKGWGHSTMMDAAGVAKLVGARRLCLFHHDPAHTDDVLEDMAEQARSLFPVVEPAREGQRLVLGHAA comes from the coding sequence ATGGAAGTCCGCTTCTACGGGGTTCGGGGGAGCATCGCGGTGTCGGGGTCGCGCATCGGTGGCAACACGGCGTGCGTGGAGGTGACGAGCCAGGGCCACCGGCTCATCCTCGACGCGGGCACGGGCATCCGGACGCTGGGCGAGGTGATGATGCGCGAGGGCGCGCCCCAGAAGGCCACCATGTTCTTCTCGCACCTGCACTGGGACCACGTGCAGGGCTTCCCCTTCTTCACGCCCGCGTACCTGCCCACGTCGGAGCTGACGATGTACGGCCCCGGCGCCAACGGCGCGCAGGCGCTGCAGACGGAGCTGGCCGCGCAGATGCAGCCGCCGCACTTCCCGGTGCCGCTGACCACCATGCGCTCGCGGATGGACTTCCGCTCCGCGCTGCACGCGCAGCCCGTCGAGGTCGGCCCGTTCAAGGTGACGCCCATCGACGTGCCGCACCCGCAGGGGTGCCTCGCGTACCGCGTGGAGGCGGATGGCCACTCGTTCATCTACGCCACGGACGTGGAGGTGCGCATGCAGGACCTCGCGCCCGAGGTGGCCCGCCTCTTCGAGGGCACGGACGTCCTCTGCCTGGACGCCCAGTACACGCCTGACGAGTACGAGGGCCGCAAGGGCATGTCCAAGAAGGGCTGGGGCCACTCGACGATGATGGACGCGGCGGGCGTGGCGAAGCTGGTCGGCGCGCGCCGGCTGTGCCTCTTCCACCACGACCCGGCGCACACCGACGACGTGCTGGAGGACATGGCGGAGCAGGCCCGCTCGCTCTTCCCTGTCGTCGAGCCGGCGCGTGAGGGCCAGCGGCTCGTCCTGGGCCACGCGGCCTGA
- a CDS encoding glycoside hydrolase family 2 TIM barrel-domain containing protein, with protein MGPSFLNRRVTSLAVAALCAVQLIACRSEGVSDEVPAPEVAEVSESLAPDPSLGFVSARDGYFYLRNLRFKHVGANTPQLVYQPLWQVDETLNKLRDARVKHVRVLLPNDKLTTQAIGDRLQQVLNRARDRGMFVTVALTHNYSQEVWGWEKGDPAAMHAVRGDRDPAWNPTGVSGNVGFYSRSYSQGNMLDDRWIHWGHTANYKSFAVDIATRFKNDNAIFAWDIANEVNSTGGPGMVDYLVAFYRTMAAALKAADPNHMVTTGMVHTGWAGMTDAQRNLVYRDANIDYLTVHMYNTDPAQQHQGALDELWRADNMYAKPVIVEELGHTEARNNYSVLANQYQDLYVNRGVDAVMQWGVTFTCSLCKCARTCTTDPNDWGAGDCEFGPCEQQKLPEYVALAKKWGEWTHAWNVKTTPGVRNESLPCSTWDGDVAGCDAHGYADPNKADDTQHCAYYFCSNRCAPQGTSNCEAGCTSYCAASNSETWSCNSWNGNVSGCDAHGYADTNKANDTQNCAYYFCSNTCAPQGTSNCEAGCSSYCF; from the coding sequence TTGGGGCCATCATTCCTGAATCGACGTGTCACCAGTCTCGCCGTGGCCGCGCTCTGCGCGGTGCAGCTCATTGCCTGCCGGAGCGAGGGCGTCAGTGACGAAGTCCCTGCTCCCGAGGTAGCGGAGGTCTCCGAGTCGCTGGCGCCGGATCCCAGCCTCGGGTTCGTCTCCGCACGGGATGGGTATTTCTACCTGAGGAACCTCCGGTTCAAGCACGTGGGGGCCAACACGCCCCAGCTCGTCTATCAGCCCCTGTGGCAGGTCGACGAGACCTTGAACAAGCTGCGGGACGCGCGTGTCAAGCACGTGCGAGTCCTGCTCCCCAATGACAAGCTGACCACGCAAGCCATTGGCGACCGGCTCCAGCAGGTGCTGAACCGCGCCCGGGACCGCGGCATGTTCGTCACCGTGGCGCTCACGCACAACTACAGCCAGGAGGTGTGGGGGTGGGAGAAGGGTGACCCCGCCGCCATGCACGCCGTCCGGGGTGACCGGGATCCCGCGTGGAACCCGACGGGCGTGTCGGGGAACGTCGGCTTCTACAGCCGTTCCTACTCTCAGGGGAACATGCTCGACGACCGCTGGATTCACTGGGGGCATACCGCGAACTACAAGAGCTTCGCGGTCGACATCGCGACCCGCTTCAAGAACGACAATGCCATCTTCGCGTGGGACATCGCCAACGAGGTGAACTCCACCGGCGGCCCGGGGATGGTCGACTACCTGGTCGCGTTCTACAGAACCATGGCCGCGGCCCTCAAGGCGGCCGATCCCAACCACATGGTGACCACGGGCATGGTCCACACCGGATGGGCGGGAATGACAGACGCCCAGCGGAACCTGGTCTACCGGGATGCCAACATCGACTACCTCACCGTGCACATGTACAACACGGACCCCGCCCAGCAGCACCAGGGAGCGCTGGACGAGCTCTGGCGCGCGGACAACATGTACGCGAAGCCGGTCATCGTCGAGGAGCTCGGCCATACCGAGGCGCGGAACAACTACTCCGTCCTCGCGAATCAGTACCAGGACCTGTACGTCAACCGCGGCGTGGACGCGGTGATGCAGTGGGGCGTGACGTTCACGTGCAGCCTCTGCAAGTGCGCCAGGACCTGCACGACCGATCCGAACGACTGGGGCGCTGGTGACTGCGAGTTCGGGCCGTGCGAGCAGCAGAAGCTGCCCGAGTACGTGGCGCTCGCGAAGAAGTGGGGGGAGTGGACGCACGCGTGGAACGTCAAGACCACGCCCGGCGTCAGGAATGAATCGCTGCCGTGCAGCACCTGGGACGGCGATGTCGCCGGGTGTGACGCGCACGGCTACGCCGACCCCAACAAGGCGGATGACACCCAGCACTGCGCGTACTACTTCTGCTCCAACCGCTGCGCGCCCCAGGGGACCTCCAACTGCGAGGCCGGCTGCACCTCGTACTGCGCCGCGAGCAACAGCGAGACCTGGAGCTGCAACAGCTGGAACGGCAACGTGAGCGGGTGCGACGCGCACGGCTACGCTGACACCAACAAGGCGAACGATACCCAGAACTGCGCGTACTACTTCTGCTCCAACACCTGCGCGCCCCAGGGGACCTCCAACTGCGAGGCCGGCTGCTCCAGCTACTGCTTCTGA
- a CDS encoding serine/threonine-protein kinase, which translates to MMTTRQTCPNCGLQHDTRVYVSGQKVACRCGIRFEVRRAESAAAAGSRNTVVPGGSGVYDKQPRNGFTLIPASAEGSNGAHAEEASAPPIQVVSGVALPSDGAEPGAPVEATVVRSSVKTGKGSEHSNLDKQDLSTFVAGAKVDLPGFELMEMLGRGGMGEVWLARQQSLGRTVAVKLLPPQLAKDPEFVTRFEKEATALAALNHPHIIQIIDRGVAGEHYYFVMEYVEGRSLREAMAAGLTPEKGLKILLSVARAIECAHDKGIIHRDLKPENILLDGRGHVKVADFGLAGISGPESRLQLTATAVAMGTLNYMAPEQRRDAKNVDGRADLFSLGVMLYEVLTGELPLGRFKLPSAKVPGLDPRVDGVVERLLETEPAARYARTGELCTALEAMISTSSAPGMSLGEVDTRLLPANARPASGLSRQVKLGWRKVRTGLSVVGGLALLGFAVRAFVGPVSLHLGQDDRVVIGTNGLTVRTGARQWPPNTYGEVFAAVNIVEPTKPGAPSRFEVGFDKGEEEINVHSGKWTLVEGQLQAIQGGKETDGNRLVPRAYVAHRYFSINDFRAEVVMNVKPLGKEYPSEPDAQHYGELAFRIKDLQVSAFAIPEAGMRLSWRYFTEDGQEVVGNSAQDTDDLVEDEMPLPAHGPYLVRLQMQRAKNGGVLVEAFLNNQRFARKLLPGLENRVGKVALGCRNLACTFDDLKVRGTLEARPQRRVAGGVE; encoded by the coding sequence ATGATGACGACCCGGCAGACCTGTCCCAACTGCGGGTTGCAGCATGACACCCGGGTGTACGTGAGCGGCCAGAAGGTGGCCTGCCGCTGCGGCATCCGGTTCGAGGTGCGCCGCGCGGAGTCGGCCGCGGCCGCGGGCTCACGGAACACCGTCGTGCCCGGCGGCAGCGGCGTCTACGACAAGCAGCCCCGGAACGGGTTCACCCTGATACCGGCCTCGGCCGAGGGCTCCAACGGGGCCCACGCCGAGGAGGCTTCCGCGCCGCCCATCCAGGTCGTCAGCGGGGTGGCGCTGCCGTCCGACGGGGCGGAGCCGGGCGCGCCCGTGGAGGCGACGGTGGTGCGCTCCTCGGTGAAGACGGGGAAGGGAAGCGAGCACTCGAACCTGGACAAGCAGGACCTGAGCACCTTCGTGGCGGGCGCGAAGGTGGACCTGCCGGGCTTCGAGCTGATGGAGATGCTGGGCCGGGGCGGCATGGGCGAGGTGTGGCTCGCGCGGCAGCAGTCGCTCGGGCGCACGGTGGCGGTGAAGCTGCTGCCGCCGCAGCTGGCGAAGGACCCGGAGTTCGTCACCCGGTTCGAGAAGGAGGCCACCGCGCTGGCCGCCCTCAACCACCCGCACATCATCCAGATCATCGACCGGGGCGTGGCGGGCGAGCACTACTACTTCGTCATGGAGTACGTGGAGGGCCGCTCGCTGCGCGAGGCGATGGCGGCGGGGCTGACGCCGGAGAAGGGGCTGAAGATCCTCCTGTCGGTGGCGCGGGCCATCGAGTGCGCGCACGACAAGGGCATCATCCACCGCGACCTGAAGCCGGAGAACATCCTGCTGGACGGGCGGGGCCACGTGAAGGTGGCGGACTTCGGGCTGGCGGGCATCAGCGGACCGGAGTCGCGGCTGCAGCTCACCGCGACGGCGGTGGCCATGGGCACGCTCAACTACATGGCCCCGGAGCAGCGGCGCGACGCCAAGAATGTCGACGGGCGCGCGGACCTCTTCTCCCTCGGCGTCATGCTGTACGAGGTGCTGACCGGGGAGCTGCCGCTGGGGCGCTTCAAGCTGCCCTCGGCGAAGGTGCCGGGGTTGGATCCCCGCGTGGATGGCGTGGTGGAGCGGCTGCTGGAGACGGAGCCGGCCGCGCGCTACGCGCGCACGGGCGAGCTGTGCACCGCGCTGGAGGCGATGATCTCCACGTCGTCAGCGCCGGGGATGTCGCTCGGCGAGGTGGACACGCGGCTGCTGCCGGCGAACGCGCGCCCGGCCAGCGGGCTGTCGCGCCAGGTGAAGCTGGGCTGGCGCAAGGTGCGCACGGGCCTGTCGGTGGTGGGCGGGCTGGCGCTGCTGGGCTTCGCGGTGCGCGCCTTCGTGGGGCCGGTGAGCCTGCACCTGGGCCAGGACGACCGCGTCGTCATCGGCACGAATGGCCTGACGGTGCGGACCGGCGCCAGGCAGTGGCCGCCGAACACGTACGGCGAGGTCTTCGCCGCGGTGAACATCGTGGAGCCGACGAAGCCCGGGGCTCCCTCGCGGTTCGAGGTGGGCTTCGACAAGGGTGAGGAGGAGATCAACGTCCACAGCGGGAAGTGGACGCTGGTGGAGGGGCAGCTCCAGGCCATCCAGGGCGGCAAGGAGACGGATGGGAACCGGCTGGTGCCGCGCGCGTACGTCGCGCACCGCTACTTCTCCATCAACGACTTCCGGGCCGAGGTGGTGATGAACGTCAAGCCGCTCGGGAAGGAGTACCCCTCCGAGCCGGACGCGCAGCACTACGGGGAGCTGGCCTTCCGCATCAAAGACCTCCAGGTGTCCGCCTTCGCCATTCCGGAGGCGGGGATGCGGCTGTCCTGGCGCTACTTCACCGAGGACGGCCAGGAGGTGGTGGGCAACAGCGCGCAGGACACGGACGACCTCGTCGAGGACGAGATGCCGCTGCCGGCGCATGGCCCCTACCTGGTGCGCCTGCAGATGCAGCGCGCGAAGAACGGCGGCGTGCTGGTGGAGGCCTTCCTCAACAACCAGCGCTTCGCGCGCAAGCTGCTGCCCGGGCTGGAGAACCGCGTGGGCAAGGTGGCGCTCGGCTGCCGGAACCTGGCCTGCACGTTCGACGACCTCAAGGTCCGCGGCACGCTGGAGGCCCGCCCGCAGCGCAGGGTCGCCGGGGGCGTGGAGTAG
- a CDS encoding serine hydrolase domain-containing protein, with protein sequence MHSAIAALMVAVTVGLAPATPEPAEERALQARVDGVIDRALAEKRIVGTVVLIARDGKVVYRRAAGAADREAGRPMREDALFRLASLSKSVVSVAALALIEQQKLGLEDPVTKWIPTFRPRLADGSEPVITVRHLLTHTAGLSYDLMEPPDGPYHKARISSGLDQTGLSMKENLRRITSVPLSYAPGKGWGYSVATDVLGEVVARAGGAPLPKVVERLVTRPLGMAGTGFNVRDAARLTTPYADGKPEPVRMGDSHFVPWGPNGVTFEPKRVFDARSFPSAGAGMVGSAGDYLKFLESLRTGGAPVLKPSTVEQLSTVQVGPEAQTLGPGWGFGLASGLLVDPVQARSPQSAGTWQWMGAYGHHWFVDPKQRLTVVALTNTTFEGMWGPFATQLRDAIYDAGR encoded by the coding sequence ATGCATTCCGCCATTGCCGCCCTCATGGTGGCCGTCACCGTCGGACTCGCCCCCGCCACCCCGGAACCCGCCGAGGAACGTGCCCTCCAGGCACGCGTGGACGGGGTCATCGACCGCGCCCTCGCGGAGAAGCGCATCGTCGGAACCGTCGTCCTCATCGCCAGGGACGGCAAGGTCGTCTACCGGCGCGCCGCCGGAGCCGCGGATCGCGAGGCGGGGCGTCCCATGCGGGAGGACGCGCTGTTCCGCCTCGCCTCCCTGTCCAAGAGCGTCGTCTCCGTCGCCGCCCTGGCGCTCATCGAGCAGCAGAAGCTGGGGCTCGAGGACCCCGTCACGAAGTGGATTCCGACCTTCCGCCCCAGGCTCGCGGATGGCAGCGAGCCCGTCATCACCGTGCGACACCTGCTGACGCACACCGCGGGCCTCTCCTACGACCTCATGGAGCCGCCCGACGGCCCGTACCACAAGGCTCGCATCTCCAGCGGCCTCGACCAGACCGGGCTCTCCATGAAGGAGAACCTCCGCCGCATCACCTCCGTGCCGCTGTCGTACGCGCCCGGGAAGGGCTGGGGCTACTCGGTGGCCACCGACGTCCTGGGAGAGGTCGTCGCCCGTGCCGGTGGGGCGCCGCTCCCGAAGGTCGTGGAGCGGCTCGTCACCCGTCCTCTCGGCATGGCGGGCACGGGCTTCAATGTGAGGGACGCCGCGCGGCTCACGACGCCGTACGCGGATGGCAAGCCGGAGCCGGTGCGCATGGGTGACTCGCACTTCGTGCCCTGGGGCCCCAATGGCGTCACCTTCGAGCCCAAGCGGGTCTTCGACGCCCGCTCCTTCCCTTCTGCTGGCGCGGGCATGGTGGGCTCGGCGGGTGACTACCTGAAGTTCCTGGAGTCGCTGCGCACCGGCGGCGCGCCGGTCCTGAAGCCCTCCACCGTCGAGCAGTTGAGCACCGTCCAGGTGGGCCCGGAGGCCCAGACGCTGGGGCCAGGCTGGGGCTTCGGCCTCGCCTCGGGGCTCCTCGTGGACCCCGTGCAGGCCCGGAGTCCGCAGTCCGCCGGTACGTGGCAGTGGATGGGCGCCTACGGCCACCACTGGTTCGTCGACCCGAAGCAGCGCCTGACGGTGGTGGCGCTCACCAACACCACGTTCGAGGGCATGTGGGGCCCGTTCGCCACCCAGCTCCGTGACGCCATCTACGACGCGGGCAGGTGA
- a CDS encoding sigma-54-dependent Fis family transcriptional regulator: MPSGCYGEAAAFVLPPLPAMPHPPATDVTQVLLPFGGLVGREVDLDAFLQTLMDRIAITMQADRGTLWLLDPARRELFSRAAHLPEVKQIRVKLGQGVAGTVAEVGQAINVPDPRGERRFFADIDRMTGYSTNSLLAVPLRDADGALYGVLQVLNRRGGDTFTPEDTERLTAIASQVSTALQSTSLYQELQRAKDQPQAPVGYFFNRIIGESPQLQAIYRLVRKAAPTDATVLLRGESGSGKELFARAVHVNGPRRDKPFVKVDCAALPATLIENELFGHERGAFTGADHRMPGKFEAADSGTVFIDEIGELPLPVQGKLLRVLQDREFERVGGTQAVKVDVRIVAATHRDLTRMVAEGRFREDLYYRIKVVEVVLPPLRERGAEDIERLARHFVATVAKRHRLQPPKLSAAALERLKRYRWPGNVRELENCIESAVVLCEGEILEEHLPLPNLERVSAPVAPEPEARAEPAPTGATEAGLLPLAEVERRHILRVLDAVKGNRTAAARVLEIGRNTLARKLKEYGLGDEV; the protein is encoded by the coding sequence ATGCCCTCCGGATGCTATGGTGAGGCCGCGGCCTTCGTCCTCCCGCCGCTGCCCGCCATGCCCCACCCGCCCGCGACGGACGTCACCCAGGTCCTCCTCCCCTTCGGGGGACTCGTCGGGCGCGAGGTGGACCTCGACGCGTTCCTGCAGACGCTGATGGACCGCATCGCCATCACCATGCAGGCGGACCGGGGCACGCTGTGGCTGTTGGACCCGGCCCGCCGCGAGCTGTTCAGCCGCGCGGCGCACCTGCCGGAGGTGAAGCAGATCCGCGTGAAGCTGGGCCAGGGCGTCGCCGGCACCGTGGCGGAGGTCGGTCAGGCCATCAACGTGCCGGACCCGCGCGGCGAGCGCCGCTTCTTCGCGGACATCGACCGGATGACGGGCTACAGCACCAACAGCCTGCTCGCGGTGCCGCTGCGCGACGCGGACGGCGCCCTCTATGGCGTGCTCCAGGTCCTCAACCGCCGGGGCGGCGACACCTTCACCCCGGAAGACACCGAGCGGCTCACCGCCATTGCGTCCCAGGTGAGCACCGCGCTGCAGAGCACCAGCCTCTACCAGGAGCTCCAGCGCGCCAAGGACCAGCCCCAGGCGCCGGTGGGCTACTTCTTCAACCGCATCATCGGCGAGTCCCCCCAGCTCCAGGCCATCTACCGCCTGGTGCGCAAGGCCGCGCCCACGGATGCCACGGTGCTGCTGCGCGGTGAGAGCGGCAGCGGCAAGGAGCTCTTCGCCCGCGCCGTCCACGTCAACGGGCCGCGCCGCGACAAGCCCTTCGTCAAGGTGGACTGCGCGGCGCTGCCGGCCACGCTCATCGAGAACGAGCTGTTCGGCCACGAGCGCGGCGCCTTCACCGGCGCGGACCACCGCATGCCGGGCAAGTTCGAGGCGGCCGACAGCGGCACGGTGTTCATCGACGAGATTGGCGAGCTGCCGCTCCCCGTGCAGGGCAAGCTCCTGCGCGTGCTCCAGGACCGCGAGTTCGAGCGCGTGGGCGGCACCCAGGCGGTGAAGGTGGACGTGCGCATCGTCGCCGCCACGCACCGGGACCTCACGCGCATGGTGGCGGAGGGGCGCTTTCGCGAGGACCTCTACTACCGCATCAAGGTCGTGGAGGTGGTGCTGCCGCCCCTGCGCGAGCGCGGCGCGGAGGACATCGAGCGGCTGGCGCGGCACTTCGTGGCCACCGTGGCGAAGCGCCACCGGCTGCAGCCGCCGAAGCTGAGCGCCGCCGCGCTGGAGCGCCTCAAGCGCTACCGCTGGCCCGGCAACGTGCGCGAGCTGGAGAACTGCATCGAGAGCGCGGTGGTGCTGTGCGAGGGCGAAATCCTCGAGGAGCACCTGCCGCTGCCCAACCTGGAGCGCGTGTCGGCCCCCGTGGCCCCCGAGCCGGAGGCGCGCGCCGAGCCCGCTCCGACGGGAGCCACCGAGGCCGGGCTGCTGCCACTGGCGGAGGTGGAGCGGCGCCACATCCTGCGCGTGCTGGACGCGGTGAAGGGCAACCGCACGGCCGCGGCGCGGGTGCTGGAGATTGGCCGCAACACGCTGGCGCGCAAGCTCAAGGAGTACGGCCTGGGCGACGAGGTCTGA
- a CDS encoding LysR family transcriptional regulator, with the protein MRIALAVARQGSLSAAARALGTTQPTVSRRLDAFEQRIGVKLFERGPNGLTPTPLCAALLEGLERMDEGALAVERRIAARDTGLQGHLTVTSLEWLGDSVVAPILTKFGVRHPLVTLELVNDERRYSLSRREADVAFRPGSFEQEDLIERKVADIAYGLYASAGYLDRYGLPDFTAGCPGHTAVTLREGRTPARSPLSQWLKSIAPRTRVALRTNTIHALLSAVDTDEVLAVLPRVLADRRLALRRLETPLPEPVLPLRLGVHADLRETPRVREFIDFAVSELAKRAPELNPV; encoded by the coding sequence TTGAGGATTGCGCTCGCGGTGGCCCGGCAGGGCTCGCTGAGCGCGGCCGCGCGGGCGCTGGGGACGACGCAGCCGACCGTCAGCCGTCGGCTCGATGCCTTCGAGCAGCGCATCGGCGTCAAGCTGTTCGAGCGCGGACCGAACGGACTGACTCCGACGCCGCTGTGCGCGGCGCTGCTCGAGGGACTCGAGCGCATGGATGAAGGGGCCCTGGCCGTCGAGCGGCGGATTGCAGCGCGCGACACCGGCCTCCAGGGGCACCTCACGGTGACCAGCCTGGAGTGGCTCGGGGACTCCGTCGTGGCGCCGATCCTCACGAAGTTCGGCGTGCGGCACCCGCTGGTGACGCTCGAGCTCGTCAACGACGAGCGCCGCTACAGCCTGTCTCGCCGCGAAGCGGACGTGGCCTTCCGCCCCGGGTCGTTCGAGCAGGAGGACCTCATCGAGCGCAAGGTCGCCGACATCGCGTATGGCCTCTACGCCTCAGCCGGGTATCTGGACCGGTACGGGCTTCCCGACTTCACGGCGGGCTGTCCCGGGCACACGGCCGTCACGTTGCGAGAAGGCCGCACGCCCGCCCGGTCACCGTTGAGCCAGTGGCTGAAGAGCATCGCGCCCCGGACGCGCGTGGCGCTGCGAACGAACACCATCCACGCGCTGCTCTCGGCCGTCGACACGGACGAGGTGCTCGCTGTGCTGCCACGCGTGCTCGCGGACCGTCGGCTGGCGCTGCGTCGCCTCGAGACGCCGCTCCCGGAGCCCGTGCTGCCGCTCCGGTTGGGCGTCCACGCCGACTTGAGGGAGACGCCGCGCGTCCGCGAGTTCATCGACTTCGCGGTGAGCGAGCTGGCGAAGCGCGCCCCCGAGCTGAACCCGGTCTGA